Part of the uncultured Anaeromusa sp. genome is shown below.
ACAGTCCCAGGGACATGCTGGCTCGGCTGGAGACCATGGTGCTGATGGCGGGCATGGACTTGCCAGTGCAGGCTATTCGGGAACAGATTGCTTCAGCGGTGGACTTGATTGTGCACCAGTCGCGGCTGCAGGACGGCAGTCGGCGTATTACCCATCTGACAGAGGTGCGCGGCATGGAGGGGAGCATTATTACTCTGCAGGATCTCTTTATTTTCGACCAAAAAGGCAAGGATGATCATGGACGAATTGTGGGGCATTTTAAGCCTATGGGCATTCGCCCCAAGTTTTATGAAAAACTGGTGACCAATGGTATTGTTTTGCCTACGGAGCTTTTCTGGGCATCGGAAGAAGAGGGGGGATGGTAAATGGAACTGCTCATTAGTTTGGGTATGGCCGTAAGCCTGTTTTTGCTCATCTATCTGCTGCTGGCTAAGAAGGAAGAGGCTCCCGTCACCGCTGGCAAACGTCTGCATGCTTTGGAGAAGCGCAGTTCTGCCAAGGACAAACTCTTGGACGATCTGGATAAGCCGTTCTACCAACGTGTGCTGCTGCCGTTGCTGGCGTCGACAGGGGAGAAGCTGGCAGGGTTAACCCCCAAGGCGCTGCAAAGGGCGGTAGAAACGCGCTTGGTAATGGCCGGCAGCACCTTGGGAACGAATGAATTTCTCTTTATTTGGGTACTGGTGTTTATTTTATTTCCTGTTGGCGTGGTGAGCGGCATGCAGTTGGCTCATTTGCCGCTGGCAACGGTTTGGAAAGCAGGTCTTATTTGCCTGTTGTTTGGAGCGATGCTGCCTTTTGTTTGGCTGGATAAGAAAGTGCAGGCGCGCAAAAACCGGATTCAAAAGGATTTGCCGGGAACGCTGGATCTGCTGACGGTGAGCGTGGAGGCGGGGCTTGGCTTTGACGGGGCGCTGGCGAAGCTGGCGGAAAAAATGAAAGGCCCGTTAGTAGATGAGTTTGGAAGGGTATTAAAGGAAATGCGCATGGGTGTGGCGCGGCGGCAGGCCATTGGAGATATGGGAGTTCGCTGTGATGTGCCAGATTTGTCTTTGTTTACTGCTGCTATTATTCAGGCGGATCACCTGGGGGTCAGCATCGGCAATGTGCTGCGGGTGCAGGCGGTGAGCATGCGGGATCGGCGCCGGCAGCGGACAGAAGAAAAGGCAATGAAGGCGCCAGTCAAAATGTTGATACCCTTGGTTTTTTTCATCTTTCCTTTTTTGTTTATTATTATTCTGGGACCGGCAGTATTGCAGCTGATGAAAACCACTTTTATCAAGTAGGGGAGCATTGCTGAACGGGGCAGCACAGGTGCTAGGCAGAGGAGGGGCGTCATGCAACTGCGCAATCTTTCTCGCAGTAATCAGGTGCTGGTAGAGGAATTGCAAGTGGCAGATACGATGTGGAAACGGTTGCGAGGGCTGCTGGGACGAAAGCAGCTCGAGGAAAACGAAGGGATGATCATTGTTCCCTGTAATGCCGTGCATACCATAGGCATGGCTTTCGCGCTAGATTTGCTGTTTTTAGCGCGTGATGGCACTGTCTTGCAGCTGGAACAAGATGTGCGGCCCTGGCGGATGCGCTTTTGTTTGAAGGCGCATGCAGTCGTGGAACTGCCTGCGGGCGTTTTGCAGCATTTGCCTTGCCAAATTGGTGAACAGGTTGTTTGGAGCTAAAAGGAGCATATCGCAAAGGCTGTTGTCTAGTTTATATAGGCAATGGCCTTTTAATTTACACAGTAGGAATGCTGGGGAAAATGGCGAAGT
Proteins encoded:
- a CDS encoding type II secretion system F family protein, whose protein sequence is MELLISLGMAVSLFLLIYLLLAKKEEAPVTAGKRLHALEKRSSAKDKLLDDLDKPFYQRVLLPLLASTGEKLAGLTPKALQRAVETRLVMAGSTLGTNEFLFIWVLVFILFPVGVVSGMQLAHLPLATVWKAGLICLLFGAMLPFVWLDKKVQARKNRIQKDLPGTLDLLTVSVEAGLGFDGALAKLAEKMKGPLVDEFGRVLKEMRMGVARRQAIGDMGVRCDVPDLSLFTAAIIQADHLGVSIGNVLRVQAVSMRDRRRQRTEEKAMKAPVKMLIPLVFFIFPFLFIIILGPAVLQLMKTTFIK
- a CDS encoding DUF192 domain-containing protein produces the protein MQLRNLSRSNQVLVEELQVADTMWKRLRGLLGRKQLEENEGMIIVPCNAVHTIGMAFALDLLFLARDGTVLQLEQDVRPWRMRFCLKAHAVVELPAGVLQHLPCQIGEQVVWS